A stretch of DNA from Mycolicibacterium celeriflavum:
GAAAACGTTGGTGCGCCACTGGTCGTGGGCGATGGCGAGGGCTTCGTCCTCCGAGGGGGCCCAGCTGAGATGGATCTGCAGGCGCGCAGGTCCGCGGCCGCCGGCGTCGCGGTAGGAGTGCAGCACCTGCTCCAGGGCGTCTCGCGACTGGTTGACGGTGACCAGGCCGTCCGCCCAGGCGGCGTGCCGGGCGGCGGTTTCCGGGGTGACGGCCGGACCGATGAGATCGGGAACCTTCTCGGGAAGCGTCCAGAGACGCGCCCGGTTGACGTTGACCAGACCCTCGTGATTGACCTCTTCGCCGCGCAGTAGGCGCCTGATCACGTCGACGCACTCGAGGAGGCGCTGGTCGCGCACCTCCTTGCGTGGCCACTGGTCGCCGGTGATCCGTTCGTTGGATGCCTCGCCTGAGCCGAGCGCCGCCCAGATCCGTCCGGGGAACATCTGCGCGAGCGTTGCAATCGCCTGGGCGATGATCGCCGGGTGGTAACGCTGCCCCGGCGCGTTGACGACGCCGAACGGTAGCTGCGTGGTGGCGAGTGCCGCGCCGAGGAATGCCCACGCGAAACCGGATTCGCCCTGCCGTTCACTCCAGGGGCTGAAGTGGTCCGACGACATGCCGGCGCGAAATCCCGCCTGCTCGGCATGTTGCACGTCACGCAGCAATTGGGCGGGGTTGATCTGCTCGTGAGAACAGTGGAAGCCGATGACCGTCATGGCCTACCGCGTACCCGTTCTTCATGCCTCTTACGTGACCGTCAGGCACTTCGGTAGGTTGCGGTCGTGCCCGAGCTGATGAACCGCCAGATCGTGTTGCGTCGCAGACCCACCGGGTTGGTCCAGCCCGCCGACACCGAGTTGATCACCGTCCCGGCGCCGGAGCCCGCCGAGGGTGAGGCGTTGGTGCGCACTACCTACATCGGCATCGACGCGGCCGCCCGCACCTGGCTCAACGATCAGCCGGGGTACCTGCCTCCGGTGCAACTCGGCGAGGTCATCCGCGCGGCGGGCATCGGTGAGGTGGTCGCCTCGCGTTGCGACGCGTACGCCGTCGGTGACGTCGTGACGACGCTGACCGGATTCCAGGAGTACGTCATCAGCCGCGACGACATCTTCACCACACCCGTCGAAGGCCCCGATGTAGACCAGCTCGCGGTGATGTCGGTGTACGGGCCGACCGGCGCAACCGCCTATTTCGGGATGGTCGGCATCGGCAAGCCGCAGCCGGGCGAGACCGTGGTGGTGTCCGCGGCTGCAGGAGCCACGGGCTCGGTGGCCGGTCAGATCGCCAAGATCGCCGGCGCCCGGGTGGTGGGGATCGCGGGCGGCCCGCAGAAGTGCCGGGCCGTCGTCGACGATTTCGGGTTCGACGCCTGCATCGACTACCGCGCGGACGACCTGCCCGCCGCGCTGAAACAGCACTGCCCGAAGGGCGTCGACGTGTACTTCGACAACGTGGGCGGGCCGATCCTCGATGCGGTGCTCGGCCGGCTGGCCCACAAGGCCAGGGTCGTGTTGTGCGGCGTCATTTCGAGCTACCTGACCGGCGAACATCCAGGTCCGGCCAACTACGTCAACCTGCTGTCGAAGACAGCGCTGATGCAGGGATTCAACGCGCTCGACGAGTGGGGCCGCTTCGAGGAGGCGTTCGGGCCACTGCGCCGGTGGGCGCAGGAGGGCCGATTGGTGCATCGTCAGACGATCTTCGAGGGCATCGAGTCCTGTGTGGACGCGATGAACGGCTTGTTCACCGGTGCCAACATAGGCAAAATGCTGGTCAGGATAAGCCAGCCGAGCGGCGGATGATCTCCGCCGCTAGAACGGTTGATTATCTGGCAAACAATGCGGGTATGACGACCGGCGCGGCGGTCGCCGCAGTTCAGTTGATAGACGAATACAGGTAAGGGAGTGGTCGAATGAGCGCTCGTCGAATCGCTCGAAAGCTTGGTCTGGTCGTGCCCTTCGCGGCGCTCGTCAGTGCACCGGTTCCTCTCGCGGCGGCCCAACCGCCGCCGCCACCGCCCCCCGGCTGTCCCGACGTGCAAGTGGTGTTCGCGCGGGGCACCGGGGAACCCGTCGGTGTCGGCGGGGTCGGGCAGGCATTCGTCGACCAGCTGCGCGCGCAGGCCGCTCCGCGGTCGGTCGACGTCTACGCGGTCAACTACCCCGCGAGCGCGGACTTCGGCGACCGCA
This window harbors:
- a CDS encoding TIGR03885 family FMN-dependent LLM class oxidoreductase: MTVIGFHCSHEQINPAQLLRDVQHAEQAGFRAGMSSDHFSPWSERQGESGFAWAFLGAALATTQLPFGVVNAPGQRYHPAIIAQAIATLAQMFPGRIWAALGSGEASNERITGDQWPRKEVRDQRLLECVDVIRRLLRGEEVNHEGLVNVNRARLWTLPEKVPDLIGPAVTPETAARHAAWADGLVTVNQSRDALEQVLHSYRDAGGRGPARLQIHLSWAPSEDEALAIAHDQWRTNVFDPPVCWDIETVEAFDVIGEKVSSEHVRRAVRVSSDLGRHAEWLHQDLEQGWDELYLHFVGQQQSAFIDAFGEHVLSQLNSEAVSA
- a CDS encoding NADP-dependent oxidoreductase, encoding MPELMNRQIVLRRRPTGLVQPADTELITVPAPEPAEGEALVRTTYIGIDAAARTWLNDQPGYLPPVQLGEVIRAAGIGEVVASRCDAYAVGDVVTTLTGFQEYVISRDDIFTTPVEGPDVDQLAVMSVYGPTGATAYFGMVGIGKPQPGETVVVSAAAGATGSVAGQIAKIAGARVVGIAGGPQKCRAVVDDFGFDACIDYRADDLPAALKQHCPKGVDVYFDNVGGPILDAVLGRLAHKARVVLCGVISSYLTGEHPGPANYVNLLSKTALMQGFNALDEWGRFEEAFGPLRRWAQEGRLVHRQTIFEGIESCVDAMNGLFTGANIGKMLVRISQPSGG